Proteins encoded by one window of Antechinus flavipes isolate AdamAnt ecotype Samford, QLD, Australia chromosome 4, AdamAnt_v2, whole genome shotgun sequence:
- the RUNDC3A gene encoding RUN domain-containing protein 3A isoform X2 produces MESSCVQSTMALGLSSKKASSRNVAVERRNLITVCRFSVKTLLEKYTAEPIDDSSEEFVNFAAILEQILSHRFKGPVSWFSSDGQRGFWDYIRLACSKVPNNCVSSIENMENISTARAKGRAWIRVALMEKRMSEYISTALRDTRTTRRFYDAGAIMLREESAVLTGMLIGLSAIDFSFCLKGEVMDGKTPVVIDYTPYLKFTQSYDYLTDEEERHSVESSTSEDNSPEHPYMPLVTDEDSWYSKWHKMEQKFRIVYAQKGYLEELVRLRESQLKDLEAENKRLQLQLEEATVQNQLEKRELEGVILELQEQLTGLIPCENAPLVQVSKELTSPQWPSLGTLNGNEAGNDPKIYRREGSNTLHAGPLWLPGFHSQLQIPGKLQIQRVPRE; encoded by the exons ATGGAATCCAGTTGCGTCCAGTCCACCATGGCTCTAGGACTGTCCTCTAAGAAAGCGTCTTCCCGCAACGTAGCCGTGGAACGGAGGAATCTTATCACCGTTTGCAG GTTCTCCGTGAAAACTCTGCTGGAGAAATACACGGCGGAACCTATCGACGACTCCTCGGAGGAGTTTGTTAACTTTGCAGCCATTTTAGAACAGATCCTCAGTCACCGTTTCAAAG GCCCTGTCAGCTGGTTCAGCTCCGATGGGCAGCGGGGCTTCTGGGACTACATCCGGCTGGCCTGCAGCAAGGTGCCCAACAACTGTGTGAGCAGCATTGAGAACATGGAGAACATCAGTACGGCCCGGGCCAAG GGCCGAGCTTGGATCCGGGTGGCACTGATGGAGAAACGGATGTCAGAGTATATCTCCACAGCCCTTCGGGACACCAGGACCACCAG AAGGTTCTATGATGCTGGGGCCATCATGCTTCGAGAGGAGTCCGCAGTACTCACAGGGATGCTGATTGGGCTCAGTGCCATCGATTTCAG CTTCTGTCTGAAGGGCGAGGTGATGGATGGGAAGACTCCGGTTGTGATTGATTACACCCCCTACTTGAAATTCACCCAGAG CTACGATTACTTGACCGATGAAGAGGAGAGACACAGCGTGGAGAGCAGCACCAGTGAGGATAACTCCCCTGAGCACCCCTACATGCCCCTGGTGACAGACGAGGACAGCTGGTACAGCAAGTGGCACAAAATGGAGCAGAAGTTTCGAATTGTTTACGCCCAGAAG GGTTACCTGGAGGAGCTAGTTCGACTGAGGGAATCGCAGCTCAAAGACTTGGAAGCAGAAAACAAACGGCTGCAGCTGCAGCTGGAGGAGGCAACTGTGCAGAACCAGCTGGAGAAGCGGGAGCTGGAAGGGGTCATCCTGGAGCTGCAGGAGCAACT GACAGGCCTGATCCCTTGTGAAAACGCTCCCCTTGTCCAAGTCTCCAAGGAGCTCACTTCACCACAGTGGCCATCACTGGGGACACTCAATGGGAACGAGGCAGGGAACGACCCCAAGATCTACCGGAG GGAAGGATCCAACACCCTCCATGCTGGGCCTCTGTGGCTCCCTGGCTTCCATTCCCAGCTGCAAATCCCTGGCAAGCTTCAAATCCAACGAGTGCCTCGTGAGTGA
- the RUNDC3A gene encoding RUN domain-containing protein 3A isoform X1: MESSCVQSTMALGLSSKKASSRNVAVERRNLITVCRFSVKTLLEKYTAEPIDDSSEEFVNFAAILEQILSHRFKGPVSWFSSDGQRGFWDYIRLACSKVPNNCVSSIENMENISTARAKGRAWIRVALMEKRMSEYISTALRDTRTTRRFYDAGAIMLREESAVLTGMLIGLSAIDFSFCLKGEVMDGKTPVVIDYTPYLKFTQSYDYLTDEEERHSVESSTSEDNSPEHPYMPLVTDEDSWYSKWHKMEQKFRIVYAQKGYLEELVRLRESQLKDLEAENKRLQLQLEEATVQNQLEKRELEGVILELQEQLTGLIPCENAPLVQVSKELTSPQWPSLGTLNGNEAGNDPKIYRRHSFMSTEQLSAEASLSSDSQRLGEGKRDREPWGPIGKDPTPSMLGLCGSLASIPSCKSLASFKSNECLVSDSPEGSPALSPS, from the exons ATGGAATCCAGTTGCGTCCAGTCCACCATGGCTCTAGGACTGTCCTCTAAGAAAGCGTCTTCCCGCAACGTAGCCGTGGAACGGAGGAATCTTATCACCGTTTGCAG GTTCTCCGTGAAAACTCTGCTGGAGAAATACACGGCGGAACCTATCGACGACTCCTCGGAGGAGTTTGTTAACTTTGCAGCCATTTTAGAACAGATCCTCAGTCACCGTTTCAAAG GCCCTGTCAGCTGGTTCAGCTCCGATGGGCAGCGGGGCTTCTGGGACTACATCCGGCTGGCCTGCAGCAAGGTGCCCAACAACTGTGTGAGCAGCATTGAGAACATGGAGAACATCAGTACGGCCCGGGCCAAG GGCCGAGCTTGGATCCGGGTGGCACTGATGGAGAAACGGATGTCAGAGTATATCTCCACAGCCCTTCGGGACACCAGGACCACCAG AAGGTTCTATGATGCTGGGGCCATCATGCTTCGAGAGGAGTCCGCAGTACTCACAGGGATGCTGATTGGGCTCAGTGCCATCGATTTCAG CTTCTGTCTGAAGGGCGAGGTGATGGATGGGAAGACTCCGGTTGTGATTGATTACACCCCCTACTTGAAATTCACCCAGAG CTACGATTACTTGACCGATGAAGAGGAGAGACACAGCGTGGAGAGCAGCACCAGTGAGGATAACTCCCCTGAGCACCCCTACATGCCCCTGGTGACAGACGAGGACAGCTGGTACAGCAAGTGGCACAAAATGGAGCAGAAGTTTCGAATTGTTTACGCCCAGAAG GGTTACCTGGAGGAGCTAGTTCGACTGAGGGAATCGCAGCTCAAAGACTTGGAAGCAGAAAACAAACGGCTGCAGCTGCAGCTGGAGGAGGCAACTGTGCAGAACCAGCTGGAGAAGCGGGAGCTGGAAGGGGTCATCCTGGAGCTGCAGGAGCAACT GACAGGCCTGATCCCTTGTGAAAACGCTCCCCTTGTCCAAGTCTCCAAGGAGCTCACTTCACCACAGTGGCCATCACTGGGGACACTCAATGGGAACGAGGCAGGGAACGACCCCAAGATCTACCGGAG ACACAGCTTTATGAGCACTGAGCAGCTGTCTGCCGAGGCCAGCCTGAGTTCTGATTCCCAACGGCTAGGAGAGGGCAAACGGGACCGGGAACCCTGGGGTCCCATTG GGAAGGATCCAACACCCTCCATGCTGGGCCTCTGTGGCTCCCTGGCTTCCATTCCCAGCTGCAAATCCCTGGCAAGCTTCAAATCCAACGAGTGCCTCGTGAGTGACAGTCCAGAGGGCAGCCCAGCCTTGAGCCCGAGCTGA
- the SLC25A39 gene encoding probable mitochondrial glutathione transporter SLC25A39: MAEKAPGGISPLQQMVASGTGALVTSIFMTPLDVVKVRLQSQRPSPISGLAQSQGSWSIPYTKWKCMLYCNGILEPLYLCQNGSRCAVWYHQPTYFTGTMDAFVKITRHEGARTLWSGLPATLVMTVPATAIYFTTYDQLKAFLCSRAMTSDLYAPMVAGALARLGTVTVISPLELVRTKLQTQHLSYRELGACVRAAVSQGGWRSLWLGWGATALRDVPFSALYWFNYELVKTWLCKMAAKDQTSVSISFVAGAFSGTVAAVLTLPFDVVKTQRQMELGSVGALRVTSPRSPSTWLLLRRIQAESGARGLFAGFLPRIIKAAPSCAIMISTYEFSKNFFQRLNLEKRPRGP, from the exons ATGGCAGAGAAGGCACCTGGGGGCATTAGCCCCCTGCAGCAGATGGTGGCATCAGGCACAGGGGCCCTTGTTACCTCCATTTTCA TGACCCCGCTGGATGTGGTAAAGGTCCGACTACAGTCCCAGCGTCCTTCTCCCATCAGTG GGCTGGCACAGTCTCAGGGATCCTGGAGCATCCCCTATACTAAAT GGAAGTGTATGCTTTACTGCAATGGCATTCTTGAGCCCCTCTATCTGTGTCAGAATGGTTCTCGATGTGCCGTCTGGTACCACCAGCCCACCTACTTCACAGGCACCATG GACGCCTTTGTGAAGATTACTCGACACGAGGGTGCCAGGACCCTGTGGAGTGGCCTCCCTGCAACTCT AGTGATGACAGTGCCTGCTACCGCCATTTATTTTACCACCTATGACCAGCTCAAGGCTTTCTTATGCAGCCGAGCCATGACTTCTGACCTCTATGCCCCCATGGTAGCAGGAGCGTTGGCCCGAC TGGGCACCGTGACTGTGATCAGCCCCCTGGAGCTGGTGAGAACAAAGCTCCAGACTCAGCATCTGTCCTATCGTGAGCTGGGGGCCTGCGTCAGGGCAGCTGTGTCCCAGGGTGGCTGGCGCTCTCTATGGCTTGGCTGGGGTGCCACTGCATTGAGGGATGTTCCTTTTTCAG CCCTGTACTGGTTTAACTATGAGTTAGTGAAGACATGGCTCTGTAAGATGGCAGCCAAGGACCAGACTTCAGTCAGTATCAGCTTTGTGGCTGGAGCTTTCTCAGGAACT GTGGCTGCTGTGCTCACACTGCCTTTTGATGTGGTGAAAACTCAGCGTCAGATGGAGCTGGGAAGTGTGGGAGCCTTGAGAG TGACATCCCCACGGTCCCCTTCTACCTGGCTGCTGCTTCGACGGATCCAAGCTGAGTCTGGGGCCCGAGGACTCTTTGCAG GTTTCCTCCCACGGATCATTAAAGCAGCCCCCTCTTGTGCCATCATGATCAGCACCTATGAATTTAGCAAAAATTTTTTCCAGAGACTGAACCTGGAAAAACGCCCTCGGGGACCCTGA